A genomic segment from Thermostichus lividus PCC 6715 encodes:
- a CDS encoding methyltransferase domain-containing protein, whose product MNIFLGAIALLISFLLIGSILYLLFPRKYQSADSVANSYDNWTNDGILEFYWGEHIHLGHYGTPPRRKNFLKAKEDFVHEMVHWGKLDRLPPGSTVLDVGCGIGGSSRILARDYGFHVTGITISPQQVRRAQELTPPGVSAQFQVDDALALSFPDASFDVVWSIEAGPHMPDKAQFARELLRVLKPGGILVVADWNQRDDRRLPLNFWEKLVMRQLLDQWSHPAFSSIEGFSELLEATGLVDGTVTTADWTAETLPSWLDSIWQGVVRPAGIVRFGLIGLIKSLREVPTFLLMRLAFGAGLCRFGMFRAVRANVSASEALSVQTRDRLAGFSYGDAART is encoded by the coding sequence ATGAACATCTTCTTGGGGGCGATCGCCCTGCTAATCTCCTTTCTGCTGATTGGATCGATTCTTTACCTACTCTTTCCCCGCAAGTATCAGTCTGCTGATTCCGTTGCCAATTCCTATGACAATTGGACAAATGATGGCATTCTGGAGTTCTACTGGGGCGAACACATCCACCTGGGGCACTATGGCACTCCACCCCGCCGCAAGAATTTTCTCAAAGCCAAAGAAGACTTTGTGCATGAGATGGTGCATTGGGGCAAACTCGATCGCCTTCCTCCCGGCAGTACAGTTTTAGACGTGGGCTGTGGCATTGGTGGCAGCAGTCGCATTCTGGCACGGGATTATGGCTTCCATGTGACTGGCATTACCATCAGTCCACAGCAAGTAAGACGCGCCCAAGAATTAACACCGCCTGGGGTGAGTGCCCAGTTCCAGGTTGATGATGCCTTGGCACTGTCCTTTCCCGATGCCAGCTTTGATGTGGTCTGGTCGATTGAAGCAGGGCCGCACATGCCAGATAAAGCGCAGTTTGCTAGAGAGCTATTGCGGGTGCTGAAACCAGGTGGAATTCTAGTGGTCGCCGATTGGAATCAACGGGATGATCGTCGGCTTCCACTCAATTTTTGGGAAAAACTAGTCATGCGGCAACTGCTCGATCAATGGTCGCATCCAGCATTTTCCAGCATTGAGGGATTTTCAGAATTACTGGAGGCAACGGGACTGGTCGATGGAACTGTAACAACAGCGGACTGGACTGCTGAAACCCTACCCTCATGGCTCGATTCCATCTGGCAAGGCGTTGTCCGTCCAGCCGGAATTGTTCGATTTGGCTTGATCGGGTTGATTAAATCCTTGCGAGAAGTGCCCACCTTCCTGTTGATGCGGCTGGCATTTGGAGCAGGGCTATGTCGCTTTGGCATGTTTCGGGCGGTACGCGCCAATGTCTCTGCGAGTGAGGCGTTATCTGTGCAGACAAGGGATAGGCTTGCGGGATTTTCTTACGGAGACGCTGCACGAACATGA
- a CDS encoding FAD-dependent hydroxylase, producing MNALVPENAADITYDVIIVGGGIVGLVLACGLLSSGLRIAIVEAKTPQQVADRLRAYALSPQSAHIFRALGVWEQIAPAIAHFPKVVLSDADYPHYVEFLPDDIGEPAVYYCAEHSILVQALQQKVATCPAVTCWYETQVVEVSYGTDRATLMLSHSQQPERTVAVNAALVVAADGANSQLRIGEEIKTIGWDYWQSCVTAFVSPAPPHQNIAYERFWSSGPFAVLPLPDNRCQIVWTAPHAEARAIAALPSTQFIAEMSRRYGNQASDLTLLSAPLVFPVRLVQSQTYCKPRLALVGDAAHCCHPIGGQGLNMGIRDAAALAQVLQTAQQQQQDLGSLVVLKSYDRWRRYENWLVLLMTDLLNRTFSNHWLPLVTLRRIVLHGMITWTPLRQLFLRLMTGLWGRQP from the coding sequence ATGAATGCTCTCGTTCCTGAAAATGCAGCCGATATTACCTATGATGTCATCATTGTTGGTGGTGGCATTGTGGGGTTAGTCCTAGCCTGCGGATTGTTATCTTCGGGTTTGCGGATTGCAATTGTTGAAGCGAAGACACCTCAGCAGGTGGCAGATCGCCTCCGCGCCTACGCCCTGTCGCCCCAGTCTGCCCACATTTTTCGTGCTTTGGGGGTGTGGGAGCAAATTGCGCCGGCGATCGCCCATTTTCCTAAAGTCGTCCTGTCGGATGCCGACTATCCACACTATGTGGAATTCTTGCCAGATGATATTGGCGAACCTGCTGTCTACTATTGTGCTGAGCATTCTATTCTGGTGCAGGCACTTCAACAGAAGGTTGCAACTTGCCCCGCTGTGACCTGCTGGTATGAAACTCAAGTCGTAGAAGTCAGTTATGGCACTGATCGAGCGACTCTGATGCTCAGCCATTCGCAACAACCAGAACGAACAGTTGCTGTGAATGCAGCCCTCGTCGTGGCGGCTGATGGCGCTAACTCTCAATTGCGAATCGGAGAAGAAATTAAAACCATTGGCTGGGATTACTGGCAATCTTGTGTTACAGCCTTTGTCTCACCTGCTCCACCTCACCAAAACATCGCCTATGAGCGGTTTTGGTCAAGTGGTCCGTTTGCCGTTTTGCCTTTACCTGACAATCGCTGTCAGATTGTTTGGACTGCTCCCCATGCGGAAGCGAGGGCGATCGCTGCTTTGCCATCTACCCAGTTTATTGCTGAAATGAGTCGTCGCTACGGCAACCAAGCCAGCGACCTTACCTTACTCAGTGCTCCCCTGGTGTTTCCTGTCCGGTTGGTACAGAGTCAAACCTATTGCAAACCTCGCCTTGCTTTAGTCGGAGATGCCGCCCATTGTTGTCATCCCATTGGCGGACAGGGGCTGAACATGGGCATCCGCGATGCCGCAGCCCTGGCTCAAGTTCTCCAAACAGCGCAGCAGCAGCAACAGGATCTCGGTAGTTTAGTGGTTTTGAAATCCTACGATCGCTGGCGGCGTTATGAAAACTGGCTCGTCTTACTCATGACCGATCTGCTCAACCGTACCTTCTCTAACCACTGGTTGCCTCTGGTCACCCTGCGGCGCATTGTCCTGCACGGAATGATCACTTGGACTCCTTTGCGGCAATTATTCCTGCGACTCATGACTGGACTCTGGGGCAGACAACCCTAG